Genomic DNA from Candidatus Woesearchaeota archaeon:
TCTGAATGCGTATGAGAATATAGCAGACATGTCCAGCCAGAAGCTTTCAATAAGGCTTTCAGCCGCGCTGATATCCATTGCAGTGATATTCATATTCATAGAATGGACTCTTCTCAACACAAAATACAGAACGCTTCCCTAAAGATATTTTCTCTACGAGAAAATTTTCTCGATATAGGCAAGGCAAATAATAACGAACATTAATGCCCTTGCCTATATTTTAGAAATCGCCAAGCCGGCTTTGCTCTTTTTCAGAAACCCTTGCCTTTACCGGGCTCCAGCTGTGCCTGATAATTGATGCGAACTTCTTGTTGTCAAAATTCTCCTCAATGAATTTCTTCGTCTTGGGGTCAGATGGGTATCCTGAGCCGAAGTCAATTCCAATCTTTTCCTTTATCTTCTCTATTTCAGCATCTCTTGTAACCTTCGCGAGTATGGATGCAGCTCCAACAACGGGATACTTGAAATCAGCCTTGTGCTCGGCAACAATCTCTGTTTTCTTGTCAATAAGCCGCTCCCTTATGTATTCTGAATAAGATTTTGTGTTGGGGTTTGGGCAGTCAATTATTGCCTTATTCGGGCGCAGGAAATTTATTATCTCTGCAGTCTTCCTTGCCTCAAGCCAGTTCAGGTCCTTTTCAGCAACAGCAGAATCAATTTCATCGGGGCTTATAATTATGATATAATACTTTTTTTTGCAGAGCTCAGTTACTTTCTCAAAAAGCTCTTCTCTTTCCTCAGGAAGGAGAAGCTTGGAATCCTTTACTCCAATCTCTTTTAATTTGTCGGAAATGTTTTCGGGAAAAGACGCGCCGCAGATTACCATCGGACCAACAGCAGGTCCTCTCCCTGCCTCATCAATTCCGCACACAATCTTCATGGCATCATTGTTTTTAGGGCAGTTTTAAAGCTTATCCAAAAAATCCAAGATTAGTTAACTACTTATAAGTGGTATTTATTGGAAAAATTTAAATACTCAGAATAGACTATTTGTTTTATTAAGGTGAAAAAATGCTTGATGATATAATTACAATAATTCTCGCAGGAGGAACAGGAACAAGGCTTATGCCTCTTACAGAGGTGAGGGCAAAGCCAGCAGTCCCATTCGGGGGAAAATACAGAATAATAGATTTTACCCTGAGCAACTGCATAAACTCAAAATTATCAAAGATGTATGTGCTTACACAATACAAATCCCACTCTTTAAACAATCATCTCGCTTACGGCTGGTCTTTTCTCCCAAGGACACTTGACCAGTTCATTGAAAACGTGCCTGCGCAGATGAGAACAGGTGAATCATGGTACCAGGGAACAGCAGATGCTGTAAGACAGAACATTGAACTGATAAAAAACAGAAACCCCAAAAAGGTGCTCATACTTTCAGGAGACCACATTTACAAGATGGACTATCGGCAGCTGATAAAATTCCATGAAGAAAAAGATGCGGATTTAACAATTTCAGCAGTAAGGGTGCCGATAAAGGAAGCCAGCGACTTTGGAATCCTGCAGGCAGACAAAAACCAGAAGGTTGTTGATTTTGAGGAAAAACCCAAGGAGCCAAAGCCGATGCCTGAAAACCCAGATTTTGCATTTTCCTCAATGGGAGTTTATCTCTTTAACTATAATGTACTTGAGGAAATGCTCCGGCAGGAAGGGAATGATTTTGGAAAGCACATAATCCCCAAAATGATTAAGGAAAAAAATGTTTACTCATTTGATTTCAATAAGGACAACAGGATAAGCGATTATGAATATCGTGCTGAAAACGGGAAGAGAATAAAAGTCCTTACTGAGCGAACAGGAGACTCAGGATATTGGTGGGATGTCGGCTCATTGACTGCATTTTGGCAGGCAAATATGGATTTAGTGGGTGTAAACCCGGAATTCAATCTCTATGGAGAAATATGGCCGATACACACCTTCCAGGCAGACCATCCGCCAACTAAAACTGTTTTCAATGATTCAAACCAAAAAGGAGAAGCACTAAATTCCCTTGTGTGTGATGGCGTGATAATAAGCGGAGCAAGGGTTGAGGGCTCGATAATATCCCCTGAAACATACATTCACCGATACTGTCAAATAGATAATTCTGTTATTATGGGCGGAGACCCCGGAAAAGAAACATCAATCGGAAGAAGCTGCCATATAAAAAATGCAATAATAGACAAGAATGTGGAAATTGACCAGGGTGTAACGATAGGCTATGATATTAATGAAGACCGGGGCAGGGGATT
This window encodes:
- the rnhB gene encoding ribonuclease HII, with translation MKIVCGIDEAGRGPAVGPMVICGASFPENISDKLKEIGVKDSKLLLPEEREELFEKVTELCKKKYYIIIISPDEIDSAVAEKDLNWLEARKTAEIINFLRPNKAIIDCPNPNTKSYSEYIRERLIDKKTEIVAEHKADFKYPVVGAASILAKVTRDAEIEKIKEKIGIDFGSGYPSDPKTKKFIEENFDNKKFASIIRHSWSPVKARVSEKEQSRLGDF
- the glgC gene encoding glucose-1-phosphate adenylyltransferase, with product MLDDIITIILAGGTGTRLMPLTEVRAKPAVPFGGKYRIIDFTLSNCINSKLSKMYVLTQYKSHSLNNHLAYGWSFLPRTLDQFIENVPAQMRTGESWYQGTADAVRQNIELIKNRNPKKVLILSGDHIYKMDYRQLIKFHEEKDADLTISAVRVPIKEASDFGILQADKNQKVVDFEEKPKEPKPMPENPDFAFSSMGVYLFNYNVLEEMLRQEGNDFGKHIIPKMIKEKNVYSFDFNKDNRISDYEYRAENGKRIKVLTERTGDSGYWWDVGSLTAFWQANMDLVGVNPEFNLYGEIWPIHTFQADHPPTKTVFNDSNQKGEALNSLVCDGVIISGARVEGSIISPETYIHRYCQIDNSVIMGGDPGKETSIGRSCHIKNAIIDKNVEIDQGVTIGYDINEDRGRGFTIAEIDSFGNYITVIRKGSVVSR